TACATCTCCATCAGTTGCTTACGGGTTTTGTGGTCTGGTAATGGTGCCTGTGAGAATTCCGGGAATTCATCGTAGATCTGCCCGCAAAGTTCACGGCCCGCTTCTTTCTTGTTCACGCCGCCCCACTGTTTGAAGAAGAAGGGAACGCCGTAATACTCGCAGTGATTCAAGACACCCAGAACCCAGGCCTCTCCTTTCAGTTTGAACCCAAGTCCATAGGTCCGCGCGTCTTCATACGGTGGAGAGAAGAACGTCAGGTTGACTGCGTTGTCCTTCTGCTTCTGCATCCATGGCAGACAATCCGTTGCGATTAGATTCAACATCCTGCTATCTTTCCCCTTTAAGTTAAGTTCGCCCTTACCAGTGCCTCAGCCGGATGAGGCGATACAGAATTTCCGCACCGTGCTACCTTTGCTGCTTTGGAAAGCTTTCGCCCGTCGTAGCCATAATCGATTTT
This window of the Gimesia fumaroli genome carries:
- a CDS encoding DUF5131 family protein produces the protein MLNLIATDCLPWMQKQKDNAVNLTFFSPPYEDARTYGLGFKLKGEAWVLGVLNHCEYYGVPFFFKQWGGVNKKEAGRELCGQIYDEFPEFSQAPLPDHKTRKQLMEMYS